A genomic region of Oncorhynchus mykiss isolate Arlee chromosome 2, USDA_OmykA_1.1, whole genome shotgun sequence contains the following coding sequences:
- the LOC110494247 gene encoding protein spire homolog 2 isoform X2: MARSTNRSAKDGDSRVSAPTDRAEARDLSDPRELSLEEVLKSYEQPINEEQAWAMCYQCCSWLRVPRPATVTGGVYRVKGPSSILLLRDGTVSPKQESDDTDGPPLPPITERQLVQSLGVAIYQALDWGLDDSEERELSPQLERLIERMAGGNHSLQADSGGGNGTTDEGYSGQEEEEEEGEKGAIRPVCTFSQVMTLCTSRLANPALAPEHYQAVCRALFVETLELQTFLIKIRNAKEMLKKINGEDPQEDQAEIDALKHTDWTRLWVQLMKELRQGVKLKKVQEHEFDTLPTEFSLTPFEMLMQDIRTRKFQLRKVMEDGDIPTRVKRNAHEFILDFIRSRPPLKPASERNLAPPPQEQQSLHERVLAEIKQERKLKPVDSPGSKRSFGSLPCLAPTFPCDFKSTSCIDLSVSELRSRPPSHPRVLLKAPTLQEMEEMSILEDEESPGELCRAESFPTSMKRDRSFSEHDLAELRGEILPSLSESAHLGRAVLWKGERPRSHTLSGAGPPPTHRGWVPLSPARISLSSVDETTEGAETGSSSRGGYKPKWMEEFSHPVESLALTVDEVINVRRVLVKAEMEKYLQNKELYYNLRRGKVCCCCRIKFPLFSWPSTCLLCKRSVCGSCSAKMKIPSKKMAHIPVYTVGFHSSPKSHGRKSEVYKSLRTLSRRSVEEEFPHLYAHGCSLRDVCVDCTKFVADVISSSRKSLDILNNTPKRESATPKTHPQPHASPHPPTLKRKNK, from the exons ATGGCCAGATCAACAAACAGAAGCGCCAAGGATGGAGATTCCAGGGTGTCTGCTCCCACGGACCGGGCAGAGGCGCGGGACCTGAGCGACCCCAGAGAACTGTCTCTTGAAGAAGTGCTGAAATCCTACGAGCAGCCCATAAACGAGGAGCAGGCTTGGGCGATGTGTTATCAATGCTGTAGCTGGTTGAGAGTGCCGCGCCCGGCCACTGTGACTGGTGGAGTTTACAGGGTGAAGGGCCCGTCCTCTATACTCCTACTCAGGGATGGGACGGTTTCCCCAAAGCAAGAATCAG ATGACACAGATGGACCTCCCCTTCCACCAATCACAGAGCGCCAG CTGGTTCAGTCTCTGGGCGTGGCCATCTACCAGGCCCTAGACTGGGGACTGGATGACAGTGAGGAGCGGGAGCTGAGTCCTCAGTTGGAGCGGCTCATTGAGCGCATGGCAGGAGGAAATCATAGCCTGCAGGCTGACTCCGGCGGTGGCAACGGAACAACAGATGAGGGCTACAGTggacaggaggaagaggaagaggagggagaaaagggggctATAAGACCAGTGTGTACATTCAGCCAGGTGATGACGCTGTGCACCTCCAGATTGGCAAACCCTGCTCTTGCTCCGGAGCACTACCAGGCTGTGTGCAGAGCCTTGTTCGTTGAGACTCTTGAGCTGCAAACCTTCCTGATCAAAATCCGAAATGCCAAGGAG ATGCTGAAGAAGATCAATGGAGAGGATCCTCAGGAAGATCAAGCTGAGATCGatgcactgaaacacacagactgG ACTCGTCTCTGGGTCCAGTTGATGAAGGAGCTGAGACAGGGGGTGAAACTGAAGAAGGTGCAGGAGCATGAGTTTGACACACTGCCCACTGAGTTCAGCCTCACTCCCTTTGAGATGCTCATGCAGGATATCCGCACCCGCAAGTTCCAGCTGCGGAAAGTCATG GAGGATGGTGACATCCCCACACGAGTGAAAAGAAATGCCCATGAGTTTATTTTGGACTTCATCAGGTCTCGCCCTCCACTGAAACCA GCGTCAGAGCGCAACCTGGCCCCTCCTCCTCAGGAGCAGCAGTCCCTTCACGAACGCGTCCTCGCTGAAATCAAACAGGAGCGCAAACTGAAGCCTGTGGACTCACCCGGCTCCAAGAGAT CGTTTGGCTCCTTGCCCTGTCTGGCACCCACCTTCCCGTGTGATTTCAAATCTACTTCCTGCATTGACCTGTCAGTCTCAGAGCTTAGGTCCCGCCCCCCATCTCATCCTCGTGTTCTGCTCAAAGCTCCTACTCTtcaggagatggaggagatgagtATTTTGGag GATGAGGAGTCTCCAGGAGAGCTCTGCCGGGCTGAGAGTTTTCCCACATCCATGAAACGGGACCGCTCCTTCTCTGAACATGACCTGGCTGAGCTCAGGGGGGAGATTCTCCCCTCACTGTCCGAATCCGCCCATCTGGGAAGGGCTGTGTTGTGGAAGGGGGAGAGACCAcggtcacacacactctcaggggCTGGGCCACCCCCCACGCACAGAG GCTGGGTGCCCCTCTCCCCTGCCCGTATCTCTCTCAGCTCAGTGGATGAGACCACAGAAGGGGCAGAGACTGGCTCCAGCTCTCGGGGTGGCTATAAACCCAAGTGGATG GAGGAATTCAGTCACCCAGTGGAGAGTCTTGCCTTAACAGTCGATGAGGTCATCAATGTGCGTCGTGTGCTGGTGAAAGCAGAGATGGAGAAGTACCTCCAGAACAAGGAACTGTATTACAATCTGAGGAGAGGCAAG GTGTGCTGTTGCTGCAGAATTAAATTCCCCCTCTTTTCCTGGCCATCCACCTGCCTGCTCTGTAAAAG GTCTGTCTGTGGATCCTGTAGTGCAAAG ATGAAGATTCCTTCCAAGAAGATGGCCCACATCCCAGTCTACACTGTGGGCTTTCACAGCAGCCCAAAGAGCCATGGTCGCAAGAGTGAGGTTTACAA ATCTTTGCGTACTCTCTCCCGCCGGTCTGTGGAGGAGGAGTTCCCCCACCTGTACGCCCATGGCTGCAGCCTGCGGGATGTCTGTGTGGACTGCACCAAGTTTGTGGCTGATGTCATCTCGTCCAGTCGCAAGAGCCTGGACATCCTCAACAACACTCCCAAGAGGGAGAGTGCTACGCCCAAGACACACCCCCAACCTCATGCGTCACCACATCCGCCCACCTTGAAGAGGAAGAACAAGTGA
- the LOC110494247 gene encoding protein spire homolog 2 isoform X1 has translation MARSTNRSAKDGDSRVSAPTDRAEARDLSDPRELSLEEVLKSYEQPINEEQAWAMCYQCCSWLRVPRPATVTGGVYRVKGPSSILLLRDGTVSPKQESDDTDGPPLPPITERQLVQSLGVAIYQALDWGLDDSEERELSPQLERLIERMAGGNHSLQADSGGGNGTTDEGYSGQEEEEEEGEKGAIRPVCTFSQVMTLCTSRLANPALAPEHYQAVCRALFVETLELQTFLIKIRNAKEMLKKINGEDPQEDQAEIDALKHTDWTRLWVQLMKELRQGVKLKKVQEHEFDTLPTEFSLTPFEMLMQDIRTRKFQLRKVMEDGDIPTRVKRNAHEFILDFIRSRPPLKPASERNLAPPPQEQQSLHERVLAEIKQERKLKPVDSPGSKRSFGSLPCLAPTFPCDFKSTSCIDLSVSELRSRPPSHPRVLLKAPTLQEMEEMSILEDEESPGELCRAESFPTSMKRDRSFSEHDLAELRGEILPSLSESAHLGRAVLWKGERPRSHTLSGAGPPPTHRGWVPLSPARISLSSVDETTEGAETGSSSRGGYKPKWMEEFSHPVESLALTVDEVINVRRVLVKAEMEKYLQNKELYYNLRRGKVCCCCRIKFPLFSWPSTCLLCKRSVCGSCSAKVSYSPFLFDSMKIPSKKMAHIPVYTVGFHSSPKSHGRKSEVYKSLRTLSRRSVEEEFPHLYAHGCSLRDVCVDCTKFVADVISSSRKSLDILNNTPKRESATPKTHPQPHASPHPPTLKRKNK, from the exons ATGGCCAGATCAACAAACAGAAGCGCCAAGGATGGAGATTCCAGGGTGTCTGCTCCCACGGACCGGGCAGAGGCGCGGGACCTGAGCGACCCCAGAGAACTGTCTCTTGAAGAAGTGCTGAAATCCTACGAGCAGCCCATAAACGAGGAGCAGGCTTGGGCGATGTGTTATCAATGCTGTAGCTGGTTGAGAGTGCCGCGCCCGGCCACTGTGACTGGTGGAGTTTACAGGGTGAAGGGCCCGTCCTCTATACTCCTACTCAGGGATGGGACGGTTTCCCCAAAGCAAGAATCAG ATGACACAGATGGACCTCCCCTTCCACCAATCACAGAGCGCCAG CTGGTTCAGTCTCTGGGCGTGGCCATCTACCAGGCCCTAGACTGGGGACTGGATGACAGTGAGGAGCGGGAGCTGAGTCCTCAGTTGGAGCGGCTCATTGAGCGCATGGCAGGAGGAAATCATAGCCTGCAGGCTGACTCCGGCGGTGGCAACGGAACAACAGATGAGGGCTACAGTggacaggaggaagaggaagaggagggagaaaagggggctATAAGACCAGTGTGTACATTCAGCCAGGTGATGACGCTGTGCACCTCCAGATTGGCAAACCCTGCTCTTGCTCCGGAGCACTACCAGGCTGTGTGCAGAGCCTTGTTCGTTGAGACTCTTGAGCTGCAAACCTTCCTGATCAAAATCCGAAATGCCAAGGAG ATGCTGAAGAAGATCAATGGAGAGGATCCTCAGGAAGATCAAGCTGAGATCGatgcactgaaacacacagactgG ACTCGTCTCTGGGTCCAGTTGATGAAGGAGCTGAGACAGGGGGTGAAACTGAAGAAGGTGCAGGAGCATGAGTTTGACACACTGCCCACTGAGTTCAGCCTCACTCCCTTTGAGATGCTCATGCAGGATATCCGCACCCGCAAGTTCCAGCTGCGGAAAGTCATG GAGGATGGTGACATCCCCACACGAGTGAAAAGAAATGCCCATGAGTTTATTTTGGACTTCATCAGGTCTCGCCCTCCACTGAAACCA GCGTCAGAGCGCAACCTGGCCCCTCCTCCTCAGGAGCAGCAGTCCCTTCACGAACGCGTCCTCGCTGAAATCAAACAGGAGCGCAAACTGAAGCCTGTGGACTCACCCGGCTCCAAGAGAT CGTTTGGCTCCTTGCCCTGTCTGGCACCCACCTTCCCGTGTGATTTCAAATCTACTTCCTGCATTGACCTGTCAGTCTCAGAGCTTAGGTCCCGCCCCCCATCTCATCCTCGTGTTCTGCTCAAAGCTCCTACTCTtcaggagatggaggagatgagtATTTTGGag GATGAGGAGTCTCCAGGAGAGCTCTGCCGGGCTGAGAGTTTTCCCACATCCATGAAACGGGACCGCTCCTTCTCTGAACATGACCTGGCTGAGCTCAGGGGGGAGATTCTCCCCTCACTGTCCGAATCCGCCCATCTGGGAAGGGCTGTGTTGTGGAAGGGGGAGAGACCAcggtcacacacactctcaggggCTGGGCCACCCCCCACGCACAGAG GCTGGGTGCCCCTCTCCCCTGCCCGTATCTCTCTCAGCTCAGTGGATGAGACCACAGAAGGGGCAGAGACTGGCTCCAGCTCTCGGGGTGGCTATAAACCCAAGTGGATG GAGGAATTCAGTCACCCAGTGGAGAGTCTTGCCTTAACAGTCGATGAGGTCATCAATGTGCGTCGTGTGCTGGTGAAAGCAGAGATGGAGAAGTACCTCCAGAACAAGGAACTGTATTACAATCTGAGGAGAGGCAAG GTGTGCTGTTGCTGCAGAATTAAATTCCCCCTCTTTTCCTGGCCATCCACCTGCCTGCTCTGTAAAAG GTCTGTCTGTGGATCCTGTAGTGCAAAGGTATCCTACAGCCCCTTCCTCTTTGACAGT ATGAAGATTCCTTCCAAGAAGATGGCCCACATCCCAGTCTACACTGTGGGCTTTCACAGCAGCCCAAAGAGCCATGGTCGCAAGAGTGAGGTTTACAA ATCTTTGCGTACTCTCTCCCGCCGGTCTGTGGAGGAGGAGTTCCCCCACCTGTACGCCCATGGCTGCAGCCTGCGGGATGTCTGTGTGGACTGCACCAAGTTTGTGGCTGATGTCATCTCGTCCAGTCGCAAGAGCCTGGACATCCTCAACAACACTCCCAAGAGGGAGAGTGCTACGCCCAAGACACACCCCCAACCTCATGCGTCACCACATCCGCCCACCTTGAAGAGGAAGAACAAGTGA